A genomic window from Gossypium hirsutum isolate 1008001.06 chromosome D12, Gossypium_hirsutum_v2.1, whole genome shotgun sequence includes:
- the LOC121224430 gene encoding transcription factor DICHOTOMA translates to MYPSNSNGSSEEPINDHSFFHFVTDSKQEDPSFGFFNFPSPYYSQCELEQVFQDQDHDVFLHQHHDLLFHHEQNHQPLMADSVSGTIVNVPATSAVDCTKKKSNNHNADTEVKQQKRSSSKRDRHSKINTANGPRDRRMRLSLDVAREFFGLQDMLGYDKASRTVEWLLIQARHEIMKLARARVSHNNNNSVAAAAAAEAAAVAKSPSSTSEGEVVSALEGTISKGKPTEKTVKKTTFQFHPLARDLREKARARAKARTKAKNMWNQKLCCSTDETKLSSWWSFQTGEESSIQQHHHNKKINPSLQQVAAGDMIDESLAIINKWNPDSMFNCLQNSGINQEHQITGFLPFGKPWEGYNNKI, encoded by the exons ATGTATCCTTCAAACAGCAATGGCAGCAGTGAAGAACCAATTAATGACCATTCGTTCTTTCATTTCGTAACGGATTCTAAACAGGAAGATCCTTCTTTTGGTTTCTTCAATTTCCCCTCTCCGTATTATAGTCAATGTGAGCTTGAGCAAGTGTTTCAAGACCAAGACCATGATGTTTTCCTTCACCAACATCATGATCTATTGTTTCATCACGAACAAAACCACCAGCCATTAATGGCTGATTCGGTTTCGGGCACCATTGTTAACGTGCCTGCAACTTCAGCCGTGGACTGCACCAAGAAGAAGAGCAACAATCATAATGCCGACACTGAAGTAAAGCAGCAAAAGCGGTCGTCTTCTAAGAGAGACCGACACAGCAAGATCAACACGGCGAATGGACCAAGAGACCGGAGGATGAGGTTGTCCCTCGATGTAGCTCGTGAGTTCTTTGGTTTGCAAGACATGTTAGGCTACGACAAAGCTAGTAGGACCGTGGAATGGTTGCTCATACAGGCGAGGCACGAAATCATGAAGCTAGCCAGAGCCCGTGTTTCCCATAATAATAACAACAGCGTTGCAGCGGCGGCGGCGGCGGAAGCGGCGGCTGTTGCAAAGAGTCCATCTTCAACTTCCGAGGGTGAAGTGGTGTCTGCTTTAGAAGGTACCATCTCTAAAGGGAAACCTACAGAGAAAACGGTTAAAAAAACCACTTTCCAGTTCCACCCTCTTGCAAGGGATTTAAGGGAAAAGGCAAGAGCAAGGGCAAAGGCAAGAACCAAAGCAAAGAACATGTGGAATCAAAAGCTATGTTGTAGTACTGATGAGACCAAACTCAGTTCATGGTGGTCTTTTCAGACAGGTGAAGAATCTAGTATCCAACAGCACCACCACAACAAGAAGATCAACCCTTCTTTGCAACAGGTTGCTGCTGGTGATATGATTGATGAATCTTTAGCAATTATTAACAAATGGAACCCCGATTCCATGTTCAATTGTCTACAAAACTCTGGAATTAACCAAGAG CATCAGATCACTGGCTTTCTGCCCTTTGGCAAACCATGGGAAGGCTACAACAATAAAATTTAG